ACCGCCTCGGCCTCGTCCTGCACCACCACGTCGAGCACGCCGTTGGCCGCCTGGTCCTCGACCGGCCCGATCTCCTCGGGGCGGAAGTCGCCCAGCCCGCCACCGGCGATCATCGCGGGCCCGGCCATGCCGAGGTTGGCGTCGGGGGTGGCCACGCGCAGGTCGGCGCACCCGGCGAGGACCGCGTTGCCGGCGAAGCAGCGGCCCGACACCACCGCGATGCGCGGCACGGCGCCCTGCAGCTCACCCCACAGCGCGAACGACCCGACGTCGAGCGCCGAGACGATCGGCAGGTCGCTGTCGCCCGGACGTCCCCCGCCGCCCTCGGTGAAGAACACCGTGGGCAGCCGCATCCGGCGCACCAGCTCGAGCAGCCGGTCGGACTTGCGGTGCCCCCGCATGCCCTGGGTGCCGGCCATCACGAGGTAGTCGTAGGACAGCACCGCGCACGGGCGTCCGCCCACGCGGGCGGTCCCGGCGACCAGCCCGTCCCCCGGACCCTCGACGACGAGGTCGGCAAGGTGTCGCCGCTGCTCCTGGGCAGGGGTGATGAAGCGGCCGTACTCCACGAACGACCCGTCGTCGACGAGGTCGGCGATGTTCTCCCGGGCGGTCCGGCGCCCGCGCGCGTGCCAGCGCCCGACCTTGTCCGGTCGCGCCTCGTCGGTGGTCAGGAAGCGCCGTGCCACGACCTCCTCGAGGCCCTTGGCGGGGGTCTGCTCGCTCACCGGGCCGATGATGTCACCGCAGCGGTGGCGACCGGCCCTCCACCCCGTGACAGAAGGCTCTCGCCCACTGTCAGTCCGGGTGGTGGCATGGGACCAGGAGGACCACCACACCGGGAGGGCCGATGTCCGAGGTCGTGCGCACCGACGCGCTGAGCAAACGGTACGGGCGCACCACCGCGGTCCGCTCCCTCGACCTCGTGGTGCACCGCGGGAGCATCTTCGGCTACCTCGGGCCCAACGGCGCGGGCAAGACGACCACGATCCGCATGCTGGTGGGCCTGCTCCGGCCGACGTCGGGCTCCGCCACCGTGCTGGGGCACGACGTCGTCCGTGACCGCGACGAGATGCAGCGCCGGGTCGGCTACCTGCCCGGAGCGTTCGTGGCCTACCCGGACCTGACCGCCTGGGAGTACCTCCGCTTCCTCGGCCACCTGCGCGGGGGCATCGACGAGACGCGTGTCGCGGGCCTCGCCGGCCGGCTGAGCCTCGACCTCGACCGGCACATCGGCACGATGTCGCACGGCAACAAGCAGAAGGTCGGCATCGTGCAGGCGCTCGCCCACGACCCCGAGCTGGTCGTCCTCGACGAGCCGACCTCCGGCCTCGACCCGCTGGTGCAGCGGGAGTTCCTCGAGATCCTGCGCGAGCACCGGGACGCGGGCACGACCGTCCTGCTGTCGTCCCACGTGCTCAGCGAGGTCGAGGCGGTGGCCGACGAGGTCGCGATCCTGCGCGACGGCGCCCTGGTCGTGGTCGAGGCCGTGGACCGACTCAAGGCACGGGCCCAGCGCCGGGTGGACCTCGTCCTCGAGCACGACGGCGCGGTCGCGACGCTGCTGCGGACCCCGGGGGTCCACCGGGTGGACGGCACCGGCCGGCGGCTGCAGGTCTCGGTCGAGGGGTCGATGGCGGCGTTGTTCAGCGCCGCGGCGCCGTACGGCATCGAGCGCGCGGTCACCCACGAGCCCGGGCTCGAGGAGATCTTCCTCGGCTACTACGAGCAGCACCACGAGCACGAGGAGGTCGTGCGATGACCCTCTTCCGCAAGACCATGCGGGACCAGCGCCGCGCGCTCGTCGGGTGGGGCGCAGGGGTGGTCCTGCTGGTCCTGGCCGAGTCGGCCCTCTGGCCGACGGTCCGGGACATGCCCGACTTCGGCGAGCTCCTGAAGAGCTACCCGGAGGGCATGAGGGAGCTCTTCAACGTCGAGGCGATGACCACCGGTCGCGGGTTCCTCAACGCCGAGCTGTTCAGCCTCCTCCTCCCCGCCCTGTTCATCACCTACGCCGTCGGCCGGGGGGCCCGCCTGGTGGCGGGCGAGGAGGAGGACGGCACCCTCGAGGTCCTGCTCGTCACGCCGCTGTCGACCGGCCGCCTGCTCTGGGAGAAGGCGCTGGCCCTGGCCACCTCCGTGGCCCTGCTCGGGGTGGTGCTCGCGCTCGGGACCTGGCTCTGCTCGCTGGTGTTCGGCCTGGACCTGTCGTTGCTCCAGGTGCTGGCGGGCTCACTGGCCGTCTCGGCACTCGGCCTGGAGTACGGCCTGCTGGCCCTCGCCGTCGGTGCGGCGACCGCGCGGCGGGCGGTCGCGGTCGGTGTCGCGACGGCGGCGGCCGTCGCGGCCTACGTGCTGTACGCCGTGGCGCTGTTCGTCGACTGGCTCGCGGACTGGCGAGGGTGGTCGCCGTTCGAGCAGGCGCTGTCGGCGGGACCGCTCGCGGGCTCGGTGCCCTGGCAGCTCGTGTGGGTCGGGCTCGCGGGCCTCGTCGCGGTCGCCCTCGCCGCCCCGATCCTGGCGCGGCGCGACATCGCCGCGGCCTGACTCCGGCATCCTGGGCACGTGCTCGTCACCAACCACGTGCTGTCGGGAGCGGTCGTCGCGGCCCTGTGCCCCGGGCCGGTGAGCGCGTTCACCGCGGGGGTCGTCTCCCACTTCCTGCTCGACACGGTCCCGCACTGGGGCGACGTCGAGTTCGACGAGATGGTGCCGATCGGCGTGCGCGACGGGCTGGTGGGCCTCGCGGCCATGACACTGGTGCACGGCGCCACTCCCCCGGGCCGTCGGCTGCGGGTCCTCGCCGGGATGAGCGGCGCGGCCTTCCCCGACCTCGACAAGCCGGCGCTGCTGTTCTTCGGTCGCTCGCCGTTCCCCCGGGCGTGGGACGACTTCCACGTCTCCATCCAGCGCGAGTCCCGCGACCGGATGACCCAGGAGTTCCTTGTCGGTGGCGCGTTCCTCGCCGCCGCGCTGGTCGCCGTACGCCGGCGCTGACGCGGGCCTGGACCGGTGGTCCGCCCCCGGCTTCCACGAGAGGTGCGCCGGTCCTAGCCTCGGGACGAGGGGGCCGACCTTCGGAGGTGGGCCATGCACGAGGCCTGGGAAGAGCACGTCGTCGGACCCGCGGACGCCGAGCACGCGGTCCTGCTCCTGCCGGGCGGCGCCAACGCGGCGCGGTCCTTCGACCTGGTGATGGCCGACCCCGCGCTGGCCGGGGTGCGGCTGGTCGCCACCACGCTGCCCGGCATGGCGGGCGCCCCGCTCACCGCCGAGGTCTCGATCGAGGCCATGGCCCGTCGCGCCGGGGAGCTGGCGGCACGGCACCGCTGCGACGTGGTCGTCGGCTTCTCGCACGGCGCGACCGTGGCCCTCGAGATGGCCCTCGGTGGCCACTTCACCGGACCGGTGGTGCTCCTCGGGATCAGCCTGACGACCGAGGACGAGGCGGCTCTCTTCCGCGGGCTGGTGCGTGCCTCGGAGCGGGTGGGCCCCTGGGTGTTCGGCGCCCTGCTCAGGCTCATGCCCCTGATGGCCCGCTCGGCCAAAGTTCCCGAGCAGCACCGCCGGGAGCTCGTCGAGGACCTGCGGCAGAACCGCGCGCGCGACGCCGTGGCCGTCTGCTCGACCTACCTCGACTACCTCGCGGCCGACCGTGACTACGCCGCGGAGCTGGCCGACTCAGGCGTCCCCGCGTGGCTCGTCCACGCCGAGAAGCACGGCGACGGCGGCCTCACCGACACCGAGCGCGCGCGGCTCGAGGCCGCGGCCGACGTCCACCTGGTGACGCTCCCCGGCGCGGTCTTCCTCATCCCCGACGAGGCGCCCGCCCAGACGGCCGGGGTGATCGCCGAGGCGGTCGCGTCCCTGCGCTGAGGACCGGCGAAGGTGAAGACCGGCGCGTCGTGCGACCTCACCGGAGCCGAGGACGTGGTCCAGGAGGCCTTCGTCCGTGGGCTCGACCGGACGCGACGGCTGCTCGGCGCCGACAACCCCGAGACCTGGCTGCGGACCGTCGCGGTCAACCTGCGCGCGCGCCGCGGTCGCGAGGTACGACGGCACCGACTGGGTCTACCGCCCCCTCGCCCCCGGCCCGCGCCGGCCGACCCCACGACCCTCGTCGGGGCCGACCGGCAACGCGCTGAGCGTCAGCGGGGCTTGTCGTCCCACGCGGTCGCGAGCGCCTGGTCGAACAGCTCGGGCGGCTGGGCGCCGGAGACGGCGTACTTCCCGTCGAGGACGAAGAACGGCACCCCGCTGATGCCCAGCTGCCGGGCCCAGGCGATGTCGGCGTCGACGGCCTCCGCGTGGGCGTCGCCGGCCAGCGCGAGGAGCACCTCGTCGCGGTCCAGTCCGGCCTCGACGGCCAGGTCGGCCAGGACGCCGTGGGTGCCGATGTCGCGCCCGTCGGTGAAGTAGGCGCGGAACAGCAGCGCGGCGACCTCGGCCTGCACGCCGTGCTCGCGGGCGAGGTGGAGCAGCCGGTGGGCGTCGCGGGTGTTGGCGACCAGGGCACGGTCGAAGCGCAGGTCGAGCCCGACGGCGGCGGCCCGGGCGGCGACCTGGGAGTTCATCGCCTCGGCCTGCTCGGGGCTCACCCCCTTGGTCTCCACGAGCACCTCGACCACGTCGCGCCCCGGACCCTGCGGGAGCTCGGGCATCAGCTGGAACGAGTGGTAGCGCACCTCGACGGGGCGCCCGGAGCGCTCGATCGCCTGCGCGAGCAGGGTGTCGCCGAGGTGGCAGAACGGGCAGATGACGTCGCTCCAGACGTCCACGACCACCCGGTCGGAGGGGTCGTCGAACGTGGGAGCGGTGTGGCTGGGTGCGGTCACTCCTGTCCAACAGGGCGGTCACGCCGCCCATTCCCCGGCTCAGCCCTGGTAGCCGACCAGCCACCGCACCCCGAACCGGTCGGTGACCTGCCCGTCGTGGTCCCCCCAGGGCCGCAGCTGGAGCGGGTCGACGTCCGACCCGTCGACGCCGAGGTCGGCGAACCAGCGCTCCAGGACGTCCGGCTCCGCGGTGCCGAGCAGCGAGAACAGCACACCCTCGAGCCGCAGCGTCGCCTGGTCGCCCGTCGCGTCGGAGGCGAAGAGCTCGACCGGGCCCTGCAGCATCCCGTGGGCGATCGACTCGGCCGGCCCGTCGGAGCGGCCGAGGTCGGCGAGCGTGTGGAGCACCACCTCCCCGCCGAAGACGTCACGGTAGAAGGTCAGCGCCTCCCGCGCGGTCCCGGGGAAGCTCAGGTAGGGCGTCAGTCCGGTCATGCGTCATCTCCTGTCGTGGGTGTCCCCAGCATCGACCGTGCCCGGGTCGCGAACTCATCGGGCCTCCCCGACCGGCACATCGGCGCGCGCCGGGCCCGGTCAGGCGGGAGAGCCCCCGGCCGGCCGGCATCGTGCCGGTCCGCAGGGCCGGGGCCCGAGGCCGACCGGGGGTCAGAGCTGGGCGAGCAGCTCGGCCTCCCGCGCGCGGCCGAGCCCGGCCCGACGGGGTCGGTCGAGCCCCTGCTCGCGCTCCCACCCGAGTGCGGCGGCCGCGGTGTCGGCCAGGGGGCGGGTGGTGAGCCCGAGCGCCCGGGCAGCCGCGTCGGAGACCGCCATCCCCCCGTGGTCGTCAGCGGGCAGCCACAGCGGCAGCGAGTCCGGCCCCATCCACGGGTTCACGCCGTGCACCAGCAGCCACTCCTCGGAGGCCTCGTGCCACAGGGGGTGCGTCCCGCTCGCAGCCGCGCACGCGTCGATCGCGTCTCCGACGGTCATGGCCGGTCCGACCGCGTTGACCGTCCCGGAGCTGCCGGACAGCCCGGCCGAGACGAGCCATGAGGCCAGGTCGTCGGCGTCGAGCACCTGGAGCGGCTGCTCGCGTGGCGGCACGAGCACGGGCCCCTCGTGGGAGAGCCGGGCCGGCCAGTAGCCGAAGCGGTCGCTGCGGTCGCCGTGCCCCGCGAGCAGCCCCGCCCGCGCGACCAGCGCCGACGGGAAGGCCGACAGGACGGCCTCCTCGCACCCCACCTTGGCCGGGCCGTAGTCCTCGGGCCCGGCAGCGTCCCCGGCCAGTGCCGGGAACAGCGGTGCCGACTCGTCGCTGCCGGGCGCCAGCCCATCGGCGTAGGCCGAGACCGACGAGACGTAGACCCACGCCCGGGCCCGCCCGGCCAGCGCGGCGAGGGCGGAGCGCACGAACCCCGGCTGCCAGCTCACGTCCACCACCACGTCCCACGAGCGGTCCGACACCGGGCCGTAGGCGCCCGGGGCCGAGCGGTCGGCGGGGACCAGCGTCGCGCCCACAGGGACGGACCCCGAGGCGCCGCGCGCCAGGCACGTCACCGAGAGCCCCGACTCGAGCCCGTGCCGGGCGACCAGGCCCCCGAGCCAGGAGGTCCCGCCGAGCACGAGCATCGAGCTCACGCTTCTGTCTCCTCCGCCCAGAGCGCCGCGCCGACGATGCCGGCGCGGTTGCGCAGGGCAGCGGCGACGATCGGGGTCCTGACGTCGATGAGCGGGATGAACTTGTCGCCGTCCTTGCTGACCCCGCCGCCGATGACGAACAGCTCGGGCGAGAACAGCTTCTCCAGCGTGCGGTAGTAGACCGTGAGCCGCTCGGCCCAGTCGGGGTAGGACAGGTCCTCCTTGCTCCGGATCGAGCTGGCCGCCCAGCGCTCGACGTCGGGATGGCCCTCGACGTCGAGGTGGCCGAGCTCGGAGTTGGGCACGAGCTGCCCGTCCATCACCAGGGCCGACCCGATGCCGGTGCCGAGGGTGGTGACGATGACCAGGCCGTCCTGTCCCTTGGCCGCGCCGTAGCGCACCTCGGCGAGCCCCGCGGCGTCGGCGTCGTTGACCACGTGGACCTCACGGTCGAGCACCTCGGTGAACAGGCCGTCGGCGTCGAAGTCGATCCACGACTTGTCGATGTTGGCCGCCGAGTGGACCACGCCGTGCCGGACCACGCCGGGGACGGTGACCCCGACCGCGTCGTCGGCGTCCTGCTGCGGGTAGTGGTCGATCAGCTCCTTGAACACCTCGGCGACCGCCCGCGGGGTCGCCGGCTGCGGGGTGTCGATCCGCACCCGGTCGGCGGCGAAGTCACCGCGCTCGAGGTCCACCGGCGCTCCCTTGATGCCGGAGCCGCCGAAGTCGATGCCGAAGCTGTGGGTCATGCCCCTATCCCACCACTACTCGCGCACCGGCCGCAGCCGGTGCCAGAGTGCTGCTGTGGACCTGAGGTTCCCTGACGCCGCTCCGGGCGCCGCGCTCTACGAGAGCGTGTACGCCGTGCTGTCGCCTCCCGAGGGCGACCGCGCCCTGTGGGTGCGCACGACGGTGAGGAAGCTCCCGGACGAGGAGCCCACCGGCGCCGTGTGGGTCACGTGGACCTCCCCGGACGGTGTCCGCGCGGCCAAGGTCGGGGCGCTGCCGGTCCAGCCCGGCGGCCACGGGATCGACGTCGAGGACGCCACCCAGGGACCGAGCGGCAGCAGCGGGCGCGTCGACCTCCCCTCGCTCGCCGCCAGGTGGGACCTGCGGTTCACCTCCGACGAGACGCTGATGCGGCACCTCCGCCCGTCCTGGCTGTACGGCGCCCCGCTGCCGCGGACCAAGTCGACCTCGCCGCTGCCCGACCTCCGGGTGGAGGGGACCCTGGAGGTGGACGGCGAGCCGGTCGACCTCACCGGCTGGACCGGGATGCTCGGCCACAACTGGGGCACCGAGCACGCCGCCCGCTGGATCTGGCTGCGCGCGGCCGGCCTCGGCGACGACGGGCGCGGCTGGCTCGACGCCGTCCTCGCCCGGGTGCGGGTGGGGCCGGTCCTGACCCCGTGGACCGGCTTCGGCACCCTCTCGCTCGACGGGCACCGGCACGCGCTCGGCGGCCTCGGCAGCCGGCGCACCGACGTCGTCCTGCGCCCCGACGGCGCCGACGTCACGCTCGCCGGCCACGGGGTGCGCCTCACCGCCGCGGCGGGTGTCGACCTGCGCCGCACCGTGGGCTGGAGGTACGCCGACCCGGGCGGCGGTGGTCACGAGGTGGCCAACTGCTCGGTCGCCACGGTGAGCCTCGACCTGGGCGGCCGCACCCTCACCGCCCGGTCGGGGGTGCTGGAGGTCGGGGGCGACGAGATCGCCTTCGACGTGGCCCTGCAGCCCTTCGCGGACTGAGCCCGGACTCACCAGGGGTCGCGCGCCCACGGCGCCTCGTCGAGGTCGCGCGCGGCCTGGTTGAACGCCTCGAGCGCCTCGACCAGGGCAGCGGCCCGGGCGGGCGGCACCGGGCCGAGCAACCGGCGTACGTCGTCGCGCCGGCGCTGCATCACCGTCTCGACCACGTCCTGACCCTCCGCGGTGAGCCCGACGACCACGACGCGGGCGTCGGAGTCCAGCCGCTGACGGGAGACCAGGCCGTGGCGTTCGAGCCGGTCGACCTGCCGGCTGGCGTTGGACTGGTTGACGCCGAGGTGCTCGGCGAGGTCACCGATGCTGAGGCCGCCCTCGGCGACGAGCACGAGCACGCGGAACTGCACGACCGTCAGGTCGACGGGCGCGGACGACACGGAGTGGACGGCCACCGCCACCAGGGCTCGGCTCGCAGTGACGAAGGCGTCGACCAGGGCGTCGTCGCTGACCATCCGCGAACTCTATGCGCAGCCGCATGTTCTCTCCACCTTCCGGGTAGTTCACGACCATGCGCGCCCTGACGGTCCGTCCGAAGAGTGCCGGCACCATCCGCGTGGAGGACGTCCCCGACCCGGTGGGCGACGGCGAGGTCGTCGTGCACGGCCTGGCCGTCGGGGTCTGCGGGACCGACCAGGAGATCGTGCGCGGCGACTACGGCTGGTCGCCCCCGGGCCGCGACCGGCTCGTGCTCGGGCACGAGTCCCTCGGGCGCGTCGAGAGCGCCCCGCCCGACAGCTCCTTCTCGCCGGGTGACCTGGTCGTCGGGGTCGTGCGCCGACCCGACCCCGTCCCGTGCGGCGCCTGCGCGCGCGGCGAGTGGGACATGTGCCGCAACGGGGAGTACGTCGAGCGCGGGATCAAGCAGGTCGACGGCTACGCCAGCGAGACCTGGACCGTGCCGGAGGAGTTCCTCGTCGCGGTCGACCCCGGCCTGGGGTTGCTCGGCGTCCTGACCGAGCCCACCAGCGTCGTCGCCAAGGCGTGGGAGCAGGTCGACCGGGTCGGCGGCCGCGCCTGGTTCGAGCCCGAGCGGGTGCTGGTCACCGGCGCCGGGCCGATCGGCCTGCTCGCCGCGATGATCGGCGTCCAGCGCGGGCTCGACGTCCACGTCCTCGACCGGGTGACCGACGGCGTCAAGCCGGAGATCGTGCGCGACCTCGGGGCGACCTACCACCACGGCAGCGTCGCCGACGTCGCGGCGCAGGCGCGTCCCGACGTGGTGATCGAGGCGACCGGCGCCGGCCGGCTGGTCCTCGACGCGATGGACGGCACGGGCTCCTACGGGATCGTCTGCCTGACCGGCGTCTCCCCCACCGGCCACACCCTCCGGCTCGACGCCGGCGGGCTCAACCGCGAGCTGGTGCTGGAGAACGACGCCGTCGTCGGCTCGGTCAACGCCAACCTGCGGCACTACCGGGCCGCGGCCGACGCGCTCGCCGCCGCCGACCGGTCGTGGCTGCGACGGTTGGTCACCACCGTCCTCCCGCTCGACCGGGCGACGAGCGCGTTCGACGAACCACCCCAGGACGACGTCAAGGTCGTCATCGCCCTCGACGAGGAGATCACTGCATGACCCAGGACCGGATCGACGACGTGTGGGGCGAGCGCACGCCCCACGCCCGCGGGACCGAGTGGCCCACGCGCGTCGACCTCCACCTGCACGACGGGGTGCGCGAGGAGGAGGTCGAGCGGTGGGTGCAGTCGGCCTGCCTGCTGTGCAGCAACGGCTGCGGCGTCGACATCGCGGTGAAGGACGGCCGGATGGTCGGCGTCCGCGGGCGCGCCACCGACCGGGTCAACCACGGCCGGCTCGGGCCCAAGGGCCTCTACGGCAGCACCCCCTGGGCCTCCTCCCCCGACCGGCTCACCCGCCCCCTGGTCCGCGAGGACGGCAGGCTGGTCGAGACCGACTGGGAGACCGCGATGGGCCGCATCGTCGCGGAGTCCACGCGCCTGCTCGAGGAGAAGGGCCCGCTGAGCCACGGCTTCTACACCAGCGGGCAGCTCTTCCTGGAGGAGTACTACGTCCAGGCCGTCGTCGGGAAGGCCGGCGTCGGCACCCCCCACATGGACGGCAACACCCGGCTGTGCACGGCCACGGCCGCGGCCGCGTTCAAGGAGTCGTTCGGCACCGACGGGCAGCCCGGCGCCTACGACGACATCGAGCACTGCGACGCGGTCTTCCTCTACGGCCACAACATGGCCGAGACCCAGACCGTCCTGTGGGCGCGCATCCTCGACCGCACGCGCGGCGAGGACCCCCCGAAGGTCGTGTGCGTCGACCCGCGCCGCACCGCGGTCGCCGAGGAGGCCGAGCGCACCGGCGGGGTCCACCTGCGACCGCGCGTCGGCACCAACCTCGCGCTGATGAACGCCCTGACCCGCGAGGTGCTCGAGAACGACTGGGTGGACCGGGACTACGTCGAGGCCCACACGATCGGCTACGACGACCTGGTCGCCACCGTGGCGCCGTACACCCCGGAGGAGGCGGAGCGCATCTGCGGCACCCCGGCCGACGACGTACGCCGGGCGGCGCGGATCTTCGGCGAGTCCGAGGCGGTGCTCTCGACCGTGCTGCAGGGGTTCTACCAGTCCCACCAGGCGACTGCGGCCTCCGTCGCCGTGCACAACCTGCACCTGCTGCGCGGCATGCTCGGTCGTCCGGGGGCCGGTGTGCTGCAGATGAACGGCCAGCCGACCGCGCAGAACAACCGCGAGACCGGCGCGGACGGCGACCTCACCGGCTTCCGCAACTGGGACAACCCGCAGCACGTGCGCGAGCTCGCCGAGCAGTGGAACGTCGACCCGATGACCATCCCGCACTGGGCGCCGCCGACGCACGCGATGCAGATCTTCAGCTATGCCGAGGCCGGCACGATCGGGCTGCTGTGGATCTCGGCGACCAACCCCGCGGTCTCGATGCCGGAGTCCGCGCGGATCCGGCGGATCCTCGGCGGCGACCAGTGCTTCGTCGTGGTGCAGGACCTGTTCCTCACCGAGACCGCCGAGCTCGCCGACGTGGTCCTGCCGGCCGCCGGCTGGGGGGAGAAGACCGGCTGCTTCACCAACGTGGACCGCACCGTCCACCTGTCGGAGAAGGCGGTCGACCCGCCCGGCGAGGCGCGGAGCGACCTCGACATCTTCGTGGCGTACGCCGACGCGATGGGCTTCACCGACGAGGACGGTGAGCCGCTGGTCAAGTGGCGCACGCCCGAGGAGGTCTTCGACGCCTGGCGGGAGGCCACGCGCGGGCGGCCCATCGACTACACCGGCCTGTCCTACGACAAGCTCCGCGGACCGAGCGGCATCCCGTGGCCGGTCGACGAGGAGCACCCCGACGGGACCGTGCGCCTCTACGCCGACGGGGTCTTCCCCACGCAGACCGAGGTGTGCGAGACCTTCGGCCACGACCTGGTGACCGGGGCGGCCCACACCGAGGAGGAGCACCGCGCCCTGCGACCGGACGGGCGCGCCTTCCTCAAGGGGGCGCCGTACTCCCCGCCGCACGAGGAGCCGAGCGAGGACTTCCCGCTGCGCTACACGACCGGCCGCACCGTCTACCACTTCCACACCCGCACCAAGACCGGCCGCGCCAAGCGGCTCGACGACGCCGCACCCGACGCGTGGGTGCAGCTGTGCGCGTCCGACGCCGAGGCGCGGGGAGTCGCGGACGGCGACTGGGTGCTCGTGGAGTCGCCGCGTGGCTCGATCGAGGTCCGGGCCCGCATCGGCCCGGTCATGGAGGGGGCGGTCTTCGCGCCCTTCCACTACGGGCACTGGGACCCCACCGGTCTGTGCCCCGACGCCGAGACCCGGCAGGCCAACGAGCTGACCATGACCGTGTGGGACCCGGTGTCCAAGCAACCGACCTTCAAGACCGCGGCCTGCCAGGTCACCAAGGTCCGCACCGACGAGCGGAGGCGCTGATGCCGCACCTGTCGACGTACGTCGGTCTGGCCGACCACAGCGAGGAGACGCTGGCCGACTCCTTCCGCACGATCGCCGACGGTCATGCCCACGTCGCCGACGTGTTCCACACCTGCCGGATGCTCGCCGGGTGGTGCGACGACCACCGCTCGCGGCTGAGCGAGGCGGTCGAGAGGTACGGCGAGCAGGACGACGTCGACGAGCCCGAGCGCCTGCACGCGGCCGGCCTCGCCGAGCCCCGTGAGGGCGAGATCGGGCTGCTGCGGGACCTGCAGGACCTGCACGTGCTCGCCACGCTCGTGCAGACCACCTGGGTCGTGATCGCTCAAGGTGCGCAGGGCCTGCGGGACGAGGAGCTGCTCGAGATCGCCCAGCACTGTCGCGGCGAGACCGAGCGGCAGCTGTCCTGGCTGACCACCCGCATGAAGACCGCCGCGCCGCAGGCTCTCATCGTCGCGCCCTGAGAGGGGATGGGAGACTGCGGCATGAGCCGACCGTCGCCCACCCTGACGGACTGGATCGCGCGCTGGTCCCGCCGGCCCGTCCTCGCCGGCTCCCCCGCCGACCTGGTCCGGCCGCTGCTGTCGTTCAACCAGGCGACCACCGGACGGGACGGCGACGTCGAGCTGCTGGTCGCCGAGCACCAGGGTGTCTGGCTGTGGGGCCGCGACGACCGCGGCGCGTTCGTCGAACGCGAGAACACGCCGGGCAAGCCGTGGATGCCCACTGGTGAGGACGAGGCCGCCTTCTGGCTGCACCACGCGGCGTTCGAGTTCCTGTCCTCCCACTTCCCCGCCTGGCGCAGCACCAACGACCAGACCGAGGACGTCGCCGAGCTCCTCCTGGAGGCCACCGACCCGCTGCCCGTCGGCGAGTGGCGCTGGCCGGCGAGCCGGCAGCGCATGCGTCACCGCGAGGACTCGCTGGCGATGGTCTGCGACCACGGCGGCCTGTTCTGGCTCGTGGTCGGCGGACCGGACGAGGCCGCCCTCACCTGGGCCGACGCGCTCGCCGTCACCTGGGACGAGACGGACTCCTGGCGCGAGCACCACGAGTGAGAGACGCAGAGCCACCCTGACCGGGGCTTACCCGGCGGGTGGCTCCGCGCTGCTGCTCGCCGGCCCGACAGCCGCCTCTCGGCGAGTGGCCGCTCGAAGCGGCAGATGGTGAGGCCCGGGGGCATGTAGCGGACCGGCGACCGTCACAACAGGGCCGGCGACCGGATCATTCCCTGCTGCCACACTTGGGTCCATGGCCATCGACCCGACCGGACGCTCCCTCAGCAGTTCCTCGCCGACGACCCCGACACCCCTGTGGTGATGCTCAACCTGCT
This genomic window from Nocardioides marmoribigeumensis contains:
- a CDS encoding glucose 1-dehydrogenase, with the protein product MRALTVRPKSAGTIRVEDVPDPVGDGEVVVHGLAVGVCGTDQEIVRGDYGWSPPGRDRLVLGHESLGRVESAPPDSSFSPGDLVVGVVRRPDPVPCGACARGEWDMCRNGEYVERGIKQVDGYASETWTVPEEFLVAVDPGLGLLGVLTEPTSVVAKAWEQVDRVGGRAWFEPERVLVTGAGPIGLLAAMIGVQRGLDVHVLDRVTDGVKPEIVRDLGATYHHGSVADVAAQARPDVVIEATGAGRLVLDAMDGTGSYGIVCLTGVSPTGHTLRLDAGGLNRELVLENDAVVGSVNANLRHYRAAADALAAADRSWLRRLVTTVLPLDRATSAFDEPPQDDVKVVIALDEEITA
- a CDS encoding molybdopterin oxidoreductase family protein, with product MTQDRIDDVWGERTPHARGTEWPTRVDLHLHDGVREEEVERWVQSACLLCSNGCGVDIAVKDGRMVGVRGRATDRVNHGRLGPKGLYGSTPWASSPDRLTRPLVREDGRLVETDWETAMGRIVAESTRLLEEKGPLSHGFYTSGQLFLEEYYVQAVVGKAGVGTPHMDGNTRLCTATAAAAFKESFGTDGQPGAYDDIEHCDAVFLYGHNMAETQTVLWARILDRTRGEDPPKVVCVDPRRTAVAEEAERTGGVHLRPRVGTNLALMNALTREVLENDWVDRDYVEAHTIGYDDLVATVAPYTPEEAERICGTPADDVRRAARIFGESEAVLSTVLQGFYQSHQATAASVAVHNLHLLRGMLGRPGAGVLQMNGQPTAQNNRETGADGDLTGFRNWDNPQHVRELAEQWNVDPMTIPHWAPPTHAMQIFSYAEAGTIGLLWISATNPAVSMPESARIRRILGGDQCFVVVQDLFLTETAELADVVLPAAGWGEKTGCFTNVDRTVHLSEKAVDPPGEARSDLDIFVAYADAMGFTDEDGEPLVKWRTPEEVFDAWREATRGRPIDYTGLSYDKLRGPSGIPWPVDEEHPDGTVRLYADGVFPTQTEVCETFGHDLVTGAAHTEEEHRALRPDGRAFLKGAPYSPPHEEPSEDFPLRYTTGRTVYHFHTRTKTGRAKRLDDAAPDAWVQLCASDAEARGVADGDWVLVESPRGSIEVRARIGPVMEGAVFAPFHYGHWDPTGLCPDAETRQANELTMTVWDPVSKQPTFKTAACQVTKVRTDERRR